The sequence CACCGTCTCGTCGTCCTTGATCTCCCCGCCCAGGTTCGCGAGGTAGTGACGAGCAAGCCTGGCCGAGATGCCCCGGAAGGAGCGTTCTATCTGCATCTATCCACCCGCGACCGGTGGGAAGATGGAGATCTTGTCGCCGTCCGCGACGTCGGTGTCGAGCCCCTCGAGGTGGTGGACCTCGCGGCCGTTCTTGAGGACGTTCACCTGGGGCAAAATCTCTCCGTCCTGGATGAACGCCCCGTCGAAATCGGGAAACTCGTCCATCAGTCCATTCAGGACGGTCTCGATGGTCGCATCGTCCGCGAATTCGCGGTCGATGGTCTTCTGGCCGACCGTCTCCCGAAAGTTCGCGAACAGACGGAGTTCAACGTTCATGGTTGGTAGTCGGTGCCAGGCCGTTTTACCTTATTGTTCCCCGAGACGAATGCCGTCTTCGACCAGCCGAACGTTCCG is a genomic window of Halanaeroarchaeum sp. HSR-CO containing:
- a CDS encoding ubiquitin-like small modifier protein 1, with amino-acid sequence MNVELRLFANFRETVGQKTIDREFADDATIETVLNGLMDEFPDFDGAFIQDGEILPQVNVLKNGREVHHLEGLDTDVADGDKISIFPPVAGG